A window of Thermosynechococcus sp. NK55a contains these coding sequences:
- a CDS encoding FKBP-type peptidyl-prolyl cis-trans isomerase, producing MVKQRVHRVCGWLLCGIVLVVVWLVAAPMAIAGVPLEASAEAAGLMGNSKVVTTASGLQYEDIVVGSGAQPQAGDRVTVHYTGMLTDGRIFDSSRDRGQPFQFQIGVGQVIKGWDEGVGSMHVGGQRRLIIPPNLGYGARGVGGVIPPNATLIFDVELLGVQ from the coding sequence ATGGTAAAACAACGGGTACATCGAGTCTGCGGCTGGCTCCTCTGTGGTATTGTCCTAGTAGTGGTATGGTTGGTGGCCGCTCCAATGGCGATCGCCGGTGTGCCGCTGGAAGCGTCAGCGGAGGCTGCAGGACTTATGGGGAATTCAAAGGTGGTGACTACCGCTTCAGGTTTGCAATACGAAGATATTGTTGTCGGCTCAGGGGCACAGCCTCAAGCGGGCGATCGCGTCACGGTGCACTACACAGGAATGCTCACTGATGGCCGTATTTTTGATAGCTCCCGCGATCGCGGTCAGCCCTTCCAATTTCAAATTGGTGTCGGTCAAGTCATTAAAGGCTGGGATGAAGGGGTTGGCTCAATGCACGTGGGTGGTCAGCGGCGGCTGATTATTCCCCCGAATCTAGGCTATGGTGCGCGGGGTGTGGGTGGGGTCATTCCCCCCAATGCCACGCTGATTTTTGATGTGGAACTTTTGGGGGTGCAATAG
- a CDS encoding GNAT family N-acetyltransferase, which yields MSFSFAIRPATPEDVPILFQLIQALAAYEKLSHAVSGTEEALREHLFGDRPYAEVLLAHSPTEIIGYALFFTTYSTFLTRPGLWLEDLFVLSAYRRQGVGTALLKALVRLARDRDYGRIEWTVLDWNTPAIQFYERLGATVLPEWRICRLSDDVLKHFGSPNEPG from the coding sequence GTGTCTTTCTCCTTTGCGATTCGTCCAGCGACGCCGGAGGATGTTCCCATCCTCTTCCAACTGATTCAAGCCCTTGCCGCCTATGAAAAACTCAGTCATGCAGTCAGCGGTACAGAGGAGGCGCTGCGGGAGCATTTATTTGGCGATCGCCCCTATGCCGAGGTACTCCTTGCCCATAGCCCTACAGAAATCATTGGCTACGCTCTCTTTTTTACCACCTATTCCACGTTCCTGACCCGCCCCGGCCTTTGGCTAGAGGATTTGTTTGTCCTCTCTGCCTATCGGCGCCAAGGGGTAGGCACTGCTTTACTGAAGGCATTGGTACGCCTGGCCAGGGATCGCGACTATGGCCGTATCGAGTGGACCGTCTTGGACTGGAATACCCCTGCCATTCAATTCTACGAGCGCCTGGGTGCCACTGTTCTACCTGAGTGGCGTATCTGCCGCCTGAGTGATGATGTCCTCAAGCACTTCGGAAGTCCTAACGAGCCTGGGTGA
- a CDS encoding phasin family protein: MNQQNLLQQLLLIGVGTTSLVAEKLRQVSNQWVKEGRLNADQAKAMVDEVLTHLKEDAASLDAAVQRQTRQFLEGLGVPQQSEIDELRGRIDRLERDLRELKNRSW, encoded by the coding sequence ATGAACCAGCAAAATCTGCTTCAGCAATTGCTTTTAATTGGTGTCGGCACCACCTCCCTTGTGGCCGAAAAGTTACGTCAAGTGAGCAACCAATGGGTGAAAGAGGGACGCCTCAATGCCGATCAAGCCAAGGCAATGGTGGATGAAGTCCTGACCCACCTCAAAGAAGATGCCGCCTCCCTCGATGCAGCGGTGCAACGACAAACGCGCCAGTTTTTAGAGGGCTTGGGGGTGCCACAACAGTCAGAAATTGATGAACTGCGGGGACGCATTGATCGCCTAGAACGTGACCTTAGGGAGTTAAAAAATCGTTCATGGTAA
- the secG gene encoding preprotein translocase subunit SecG codes for MIEKIAMGLWAFSAVGLIVLVLLHSPKGDGLGAIGGQAQLFTSTKSAETTLNRATWTLTVLFMALTIALSAGWLRSI; via the coding sequence ATGATTGAAAAAATTGCCATGGGTCTGTGGGCATTTTCAGCCGTCGGCCTGATTGTATTGGTCTTGCTCCACAGTCCGAAGGGGGATGGCCTCGGTGCTATTGGCGGTCAAGCTCAGCTGTTTACCAGCACCAAAAGTGCAGAAACCACATTAAACCGTGCCACGTGGACATTGACAGTGTTGTTTATGGCCCTCACGATTGCCCTCAGTGCCGGTTGGCTGCGCTCGATTTAG
- the radA gene encoding DNA repair protein RadA: MPKPKVLYICRECGAQHLQYFGCCPSCGQWNTLDEQVVTPVETAARWTAPRKSKTLQALSAKALGEVSEQAQSRSASGFTELDRVLGGGIVAGSLVLVAGEPGIGKSTLLLQMAATLGQQQRVLYVCAEESAQQVKLRSQRLGIAAPPSLYLLAETDLDVILQELIHLQPHLAIIDSIQAVYLPQLTAAPGSVSQVREGAAALMRLAKREQISLFIVGHVTKEGAIAGPKVLEHLVDTVLYFEGDRFASHRLVRSVKNRFGASQEIGVFEMGAQGLAEVTNPSALFLGDREPTPGSATIVACEGTRPLVVELQSLVSPTSYPSPRRTATGIEYNRFLQILAVVEKRLGVPLSKLDAYVASSGGLNVAEPAADLGVAVAVVASFRDRWVQPQTVIIGEVGLGGQVRAVSQLELRLREALKLGFRRAIIPESQAGAIAGLEIYPVRRVSDAIVAALAPLAPGESP, translated from the coding sequence ATGCCCAAGCCTAAAGTACTGTACATTTGCCGCGAGTGTGGTGCTCAGCACCTCCAGTACTTTGGTTGCTGTCCCAGTTGTGGCCAGTGGAATACCCTTGATGAGCAGGTGGTTACGCCGGTAGAGACCGCTGCTCGCTGGACCGCACCCCGAAAATCGAAAACGCTGCAGGCCCTCAGTGCCAAAGCCTTAGGAGAGGTTAGCGAACAGGCCCAGAGCCGTTCTGCCTCTGGATTTACTGAGTTGGATCGGGTTTTGGGAGGAGGGATTGTTGCTGGCTCTCTGGTGTTGGTGGCGGGAGAACCGGGAATTGGCAAGTCTACCCTTTTGTTACAGATGGCAGCCACCTTAGGGCAACAGCAGCGGGTGCTCTATGTCTGTGCTGAGGAATCAGCGCAACAGGTAAAGTTGCGATCGCAACGACTGGGTATTGCTGCTCCTCCTTCCCTGTATCTTTTAGCAGAAACAGATTTAGACGTCATCCTACAGGAACTCATCCATCTGCAACCCCATCTGGCGATTATTGATAGCATCCAAGCAGTGTATTTGCCCCAACTGACCGCTGCTCCGGGATCGGTGTCTCAGGTACGGGAGGGAGCCGCCGCCTTGATGCGCTTAGCCAAGCGGGAGCAGATCAGTTTATTTATTGTTGGTCATGTAACCAAGGAGGGGGCGATCGCCGGTCCGAAGGTACTAGAACATCTCGTGGATACAGTGCTCTACTTTGAGGGCGATCGCTTTGCCAGTCACCGCCTTGTGCGCAGTGTAAAAAATCGCTTTGGGGCCAGTCAAGAAATCGGCGTTTTTGAAATGGGGGCGCAGGGCTTAGCCGAGGTCACAAATCCCTCCGCTCTGTTTTTGGGCGATCGCGAGCCAACCCCCGGCAGTGCCACCATTGTTGCCTGTGAAGGGACCCGTCCCCTCGTGGTTGAGTTGCAAAGTTTAGTTAGCCCCACCAGTTATCCCTCTCCTCGCCGCACAGCCACAGGCATTGAGTACAATCGCTTTCTGCAAATTTTAGCAGTGGTGGAAAAACGCCTAGGCGTGCCCCTCTCAAAGCTAGACGCCTATGTGGCCTCCTCGGGGGGGCTGAATGTGGCGGAACCCGCTGCGGATCTGGGGGTAGCAGTGGCAGTTGTGGCCAGTTTTCGCGATCGCTGGGTGCAACCCCAAACGGTGATCATTGGCGAAGTGGGTCTAGGGGGACAGGTGCGAGCTGTCTCTCAATTGGAATTACGCCTGCGGGAGGCGCTGAAGTTGGGATTTCGCCGTGCCATTATTCCTGAAAGCCAAGCCGGTGCCATCGCCGGCCTAGAGATTTATCCGGTGCGCCGCGTTAGCGATGCTATTGTGGCTGCCCTTGCCCCGCTTGCCCCTGGGGAATCCCCATGA